TATTCGATTCAGGATGAAGATGGAAAAGTATTCCGTCAGAAGTGGGACATTAAAGACCAGAAGAATGTTCGTTTTGCCGCTAAAGGTGATTATGAAGACCTGGCAATCTTTAAAGAAAAGATCTTTGTTTTGAAAAGTAACGGACACCTTTTTTCTTTCCCTTTTGCAGAAGCCGTTAAGGAAGATGCAGAACAGGTGAAACATAATAAAGGATTGGTGCCGAAAGGGGAATACGAAAGCTTATATGCAGACGAGGAAAACAGCAAGGTATATATCTTATGTAAATCATGTCCGGTAGATAAAAAGAAGAAAACCGTAACAGGATATGTACTTAACTATCAGTCTGAGATTGACAGCCTGGTTCCTGAAAGCTCTTTCAGCATTGACCTGGAGCAGATCAAAACAATGAATCCTAAGCTGAAAGCAAGTCTGAGCCCTTCTGCACTAACTAAAAATCCAAAAACCAAAGAATGGTATATTCTGGCGTCAGCCAATAAGTTGTTATTGGTTGCAGATGAAAACTGGAAGGTGAAAACCATCCACCGCCTGAGCTCCGGACTCTACAATCAGCCGGAGGGAATCGCCTTCGACAAAGACCTGAACCTGTATATTTCTAACGAGGGGGATGAGCTGACCAATGGCAACATCCTCAAGTTTAAATATACGCCTGCAGGTAAATAGTACTGAAAAATAAATAATACAACAGATGCAAGCGATCACGCTGGATTTAAATAATAGTATTGTTGGAACGGGCGAGAGGCCGGTTGGCGCAGACATAAAGCTGTCGCTGAGGCCATTTATTGCTTATGTGGAGAACATGGCAAATACGGAGAAAACCGCCAAAATCAATTTTTATAAATACATTCTGGAGCAGTTTAAGCAATTCCCTGAATTGCAGGAGCCCATACCAATGGAGAATGTCCAGCGGTACAATGTGCTTTTTGAATTGATCTATACGGCATTATCGCCAATTATAAATGAAGAGAAAGAGCATTTATGGGCCATTAGTACACCACTGATGCCCTGTTTTCATTATGGAACAAATGCTTTTTATAATGTATTGATGGAGCCCTCCACCTGCACCTTGAAAGCGGATTTGAGTCTGCCTTCAAAGCTGGAAATGGAAAAAAGCCTCTTGTCAGCATTTTATAACCTGGTGCTCCGCCGCTTTTATAATTTCTCCCTTACTGCCAATGAGTTTACCGTTAAATCAATTATCGATCCGGAGACAAAACTCCCTAAGTATTATCGTTTAATTATAGATACCAGGTTTCTGGACATTACCGCGAATGTGGAAATGCCGGTATATGACCTCAATATTGTGAAAGATTATATTCAGGATGAAACCAATACGATAGACATTTTAACCAAGTTAATTCCACCTGAAATCTTTACCATAGAAGGGATTTCTATTGTGACCATGGTGGATGTGACCGGTGAATATGTGTTGGAATCGATCAAGAACATCATCATTGAACACCATGAGTCCAAGAATGTAAGCCATAGTAAAGAAATTGCTACTGCCTTAAAGACCCTTGTGGGAACTGAAAAGCTGGAATTTGGCATGTTACCTTATACTAAGCTGAACAATAAGCTCCTGGTGAATGAGAAATCAGGTTTTTACAGCAAGCTGATCAAACTGGCCGAAGAAGATGGTTGGAAATATGAGGATGAGTTAAATCTTATTGAAGAATACCTGAGCAATCCGCGGACCATGATCTTTCCGGAAATTACAGAGGAAGATCAGGAAAAATATCCGATGCTCCGCCTCCTTTGGGCGAAAGGAATCAAAGCCTATGGCCTCTTTCCTTTGTACTACAACGCGAAATTGGTAGGATGCCTGGAATTGTATACCGAAGATCCGACCAAATTTAACGGAAGTACCCTGACGAAAATTGACCTTGCCTTTCCATTACTGGCGCAGCTATATCAGGATATCATCACTGATTTCAATCAGGAGATCTCGGAAATTGTAACCGATAAATTCACGGCATTGCAGCCTTCGGTTGAATGGCGGTTTCATCAGGCGGCATATCGTTATCTACAATCCGGAGGTAAAGCTAGAAATCTGCCTGTTGAACCGGTTTTCTTTAAAGAGGTACATCCTTTTTATGGGGCGGTAGACATCCGGAATTCCAGTGTGCTCCGTAATATGGCCATCAGGAAGGACTTGTATGTGCATTTCGAGATCCTGGAAAAAACATTGGATGCAGTGAAAGATAAAGTCTGTCAACTGCAGGATGGAGAAATGCCTCAGCAATATCAAATCTGGAACAAAGAACAGTTTGAAGAACTTTCAGACCGTGAAATTCTAAAAACTGAAGATTATCTGCAACGCCAGATTCCTTATGCCCTGACTCATTTGATGGAGACTTATCCGGAACTTACTGAAACGGTTGATGATTATTTCAGACTCACTGCCGTTGATGGAAAAAGCTATGAACACCGGGACCGTTATGAAAAAAGTCTTCAGATGATCAACCTGTCGGTCACCAGGCACCTGGATGAGTTTAACAGAGAGATTCAACGCATTTATCCCTGCTATTTTGAGAAATTCAGAACCGATGGGGTAGAGTTTGATATTTACCTGGGCCGTTCTATCGCTCCGGATAAAGCGTTTTCAGAGGAGATCCTTCATGAGTTCCGCCTGAAACAATTAAAAGTCCTGGCAGAAATTGCCCAGACCACCTTTAGTCTGGCGCCTTATTTCTCTTTACCATTGGAAACTACGCAGCTGATTTTCGTGTATGAAAAGCTGATCGACATTAGTTTCAGAATCGATGAACAGCGCTTTGATGTGGAAGGAAGTTATAATATCCGATACCAGATGGTGAAGAAAAGGATCGATAAAGCACATATCAAAGACACCACAGAACGCATTACCCAACCTGGAAAGATCGCAATTGTATACTTTAACAGTTGGGAAGCACATGAATATGTAGGATATATTAAAACTCTTCAGGATATTGGTCTTTTAAATGACGACCTTGAGTATCTTGATATTGAGGAACTACAGGGAGTTGAAGGATTAAAAGCCCTCAGAATAGGGGTAACGCTTAAAAATTAAAATAAACCATGCGTTTTAAAAAGGAGCTGCAAGCTGCATTATTAGTAAAACTGGCTCTTGTAGCCATTCCTTCGCCTGGCATTGCACAGCATGTCGGGCAAACGGATTCCATTACAGTAGCGATTGCACCGGAATATGATAAAGTAGGTGGTTTTCACCGTTTCTGGTTGGGAGAAAGCTATCGTAAAATATGGGCTACCCCTGTGAAATTGAGAATCATGGACCTTCAGAAAGAAAAGGGAGGACTTACGATCATTAAACTGGGAGGAGGGATGCAGACCCGTTCCCTGCGTCTGAAAGATGCTGCGGGAAAAGAATGGGTGCTGAGAACCGTTCAGAAATATGCCGATAGAAGTCTGCCGGAGAACCTGAGGGCTACCATTGCAAGAGATATTACTCAGGATCAGGTATCTACCAACCATCCTTTTGCTTCCCTGATTGTTCCGACATTGGCCGGAGCACTCGACCTCGCACATGCAAAACCCGAAATCGTGTATGTAGGCGATGATCCCGGATTGGGAGAATACCGTAAGGATTTCGCAAATGCCGCTTATGTGTTTGAAGAAAGGTCTCCTTTTGAAGAGAAAACAGACAATACCGAGAAAGCCCAGAAGAAAATCCTGAAAGATAATGATACCCGTGCAGATCAAAAAATGACCCTTAGGGCGCGTTTGCTGGACTTCCTGCTGGGAGATTGGGACAGGCATGAAGACAACTGGCGCTGGTCTGTAGAGAAAACCAAAGACGGTACCACTTATAGCCCGGTTCCAAGAGACCGCGATAAAGTGTTTTATAAAACTTCAGGCGTTTTCCCATGGGTATTGACCCATCAGTGGCTAAAATCTCACCTGCAACCTTATTCCCCAACCATCCGGGATGTGGAACATTGGAACTTTAACGAAAGGTATTTTGACCGTTTCTTCTTAAATGAGCTGACGGAGCAGGACTGGAAAGAGGAAGTGAAGGTAGTACAGTCTAAGATGACCGACGAACTGATTGCTAAATCTTTCAGGGAAATGCCGGATCCTATCTTTAAACAGTGTGGAGCGGAGCTGATTGCTAACTTTACTTCAAGAAGAAATCAGCTGGAAACACTGGCTTTGAAATATTATAGGTTTTTATCTATAAATGTCGATGTGCCTGCTTCAGACAAGACCGAATATTTCGATGTAAAACATCAGGATGATGGAACGGTAAGGCTGCACGTATATAATATTAAGAAGGATGGAAGTAAAGGACGCCTGTTCTTTGACCGTACTTTTAACCCGGAGGTAACCAAAGAAATCAGGTTATTCGGATTGGGTGGTAAAGATGTTTTTGATGTTCATGGTAAAGCCAGCTCTCCGATAAAAGTGAGGATGATTGGTGGGGATGAAGAGGATCAGTTTAAGGTAGCAGAGGAGGTCAGCAATAAATCAGGACTCTTTATTTACGACCGTAAGGACGAAACAAATGAGCTCCCTCAGAAAGGTTTTGCCAAGTTAAGGCTTGCAAAAGATACTGCCGTTAACCAGTTTAATAAAACCGGATTCCTGTACGACAGGTCTGGGGTTTTATTCGACCTGAACTATAATATTGATC
This region of Pedobacter steynii genomic DNA includes:
- a CDS encoding SdiA-regulated domain-containing protein, with amino-acid sequence MKKVYTKLFYILPVLALFVFYACKPIASKFSSPAGYDLEKPDKFNMPESLLEISGITFYKGQPDTVYSIQDEDGKVFRQKWDIKDQKNVRFAAKGDYEDLAIFKEKIFVLKSNGHLFSFPFAEAVKEDAEQVKHNKGLVPKGEYESLYADEENSKVYILCKSCPVDKKKKTVTGYVLNYQSEIDSLVPESSFSIDLEQIKTMNPKLKASLSPSALTKNPKTKEWYILASANKLLLVADENWKVKTIHRLSSGLYNQPEGIAFDKDLNLYISNEGDELTNGNILKFKYTPAGK
- a CDS encoding BamA/TamA family outer membrane protein → MRFKKELQAALLVKLALVAIPSPGIAQHVGQTDSITVAIAPEYDKVGGFHRFWLGESYRKIWATPVKLRIMDLQKEKGGLTIIKLGGGMQTRSLRLKDAAGKEWVLRTVQKYADRSLPENLRATIARDITQDQVSTNHPFASLIVPTLAGALDLAHAKPEIVYVGDDPGLGEYRKDFANAAYVFEERSPFEEKTDNTEKAQKKILKDNDTRADQKMTLRARLLDFLLGDWDRHEDNWRWSVEKTKDGTTYSPVPRDRDKVFYKTSGVFPWVLTHQWLKSHLQPYSPTIRDVEHWNFNERYFDRFFLNELTEQDWKEEVKVVQSKMTDELIAKSFREMPDPIFKQCGAELIANFTSRRNQLETLALKYYRFLSINVDVPASDKTEYFDVKHQDDGTVRLHVYNIKKDGSKGRLFFDRTFNPEVTKEIRLFGLGGKDVFDVHGKASSPIKVRMIGGDEEDQFKVAEEVSNKSGLFIYDRKDETNELPQKGFAKLRLAKDTAVNQFNKTGFLYDRSGVLFDLNYNIDQGVQIGLGYIIEKQGFRKSPYASKQEFWAHYSTGRKSFILDYAGDFKKAIGNNDLKVTVNMLGPNNLSNFFGLGNNTDYIKDDDHHEENEEENDKEDGISYYRNRYNYLNASLKLKRDLDKFWSVEGGLLLSYYASNRSENEERFLFDYDLANPGQDVFSNRFYAGLTAGWSYDTRDHIAIPKKGVFWKTTISAQQRVTGEDQRYGIVTSEFRFYLNPWKSGLVIANRIGGGTTVGNPAFFQHIQLGGVNSLRGFNSRRFTGRTGAYHNLDLRLKLFNFTSYLVPGTVGMIGFNDVGRVWQPGESSGRWHHGYGGGLYIMPGDQILIQGTLGFSKEATMPYFSVGFNF